A window of Streptomyces sp. NBC_01241 genomic DNA:
CGGCGGACTCCTCGTCCTCCGTGCCCAGGGAGGCGCGGTTCGCGATCAGGGTGAGCGCCGAGCCGATGACGTCGTGCAGGTCGCCGGCGATCCGGTCGCGTTCGGTCTGTACGGCCGCGTGGGCGGCGTGGTTCTGAGCGGCGTGCAGCCGGGCGACGAACAGGGCGAGCTGGGCGATGCCGTAGACACTGCCCGCTGTGGTCAGGGTGGCGAGCAGGACGCCGAGGCCGCTGCGGTTCTCGAACTCGAGACCGCTGACCAGGAGCGGCCCGCTGGCACAGACCGCCACCGCGACGAGCACGGAAGCGGGGCGTGGAACGGTCAGCAGGACGGCCCCGGCCAGGAACCCCAGCAGGCTCAGCCAGGGCAGCTTGAGCAGCAGCACCGGTCCGTAGGTGAGCAGGGCCTGGAGGACCAGGAGGGCCCATCGGAAGCGGTAGCGCAGACGGTACGGCGGGGGCGCGTACTGCCCGAGGAGCACGGCGGGCAGGAGGATCAGCAGGATCAGCGCGGTCACGGCCGACCGGCGGCTCAGCGGAAGCGTGACCAGGTCCAGAGCGAGCAGCGCGACGGTCCCGCCGACCAGGAGAACGAGCGCGGGGCCGGCGGTGAGGGCGTGGCGAGAGATGGGGCGACGGAAACGGAGCATCGACTTCCACGACTTGGGAGGGGTGCGGAGGTTGTACGACCGGCTGGTGACCGATGCCGGGAAATCCATTCTGTTGAGGTGGGTCATCCCCGCGCGGAGGGCCGCGTGGCGCATGGCCCTCCGCCGACGGCTGTTCAGGGGCCGGGTTCGCCGTGGCGGCCGACGGCGGGAAAGGGGCTGTCGTACGCACCCCGGGGCTGATCGCTCCCTGCCGGCGCCCCGTAGCGGCTGACGTCGGGTCGGGCCGGGGTCCGTCATGGCCTGTGGTGATCCGAATGTGAAGCCGTATTCGTGACGTGGTCACTTCACTACCCGTGGTGCGGAGATTTGACTCGTCGGCGTTGTGATCGTCGGACGAGGGAGTCACCTCCGGTGAAAATCGAGTGGAACACGGAAAGAGCCCCGAATGTGGCCAGGAAGAGACGGGTCCTGCCTCGGATCGCCCTGACCTTGGCGGGCCTGCTGATCGCGGAGGTGGCCGTCACTGTGGCCACGACCGGCGAGGCCGTCAGCCTGCCTGTCGGCAGGGGGGAGGCACTGTCCCGTACCACCCCCGCGCCCGCGAAGAAGGTCACCGAGGCCGCCGACGTGAACGCGGCGCGGGTCGCG
This region includes:
- a CDS encoding sensor histidine kinase; translation: MRHAALRAGMTHLNRMDFPASVTSRSYNLRTPPKSWKSMLRFRRPISRHALTAGPALVLLVGGTVALLALDLVTLPLSRRSAVTALILLILLPAVLLGQYAPPPYRLRYRFRWALLVLQALLTYGPVLLLKLPWLSLLGFLAGAVLLTVPRPASVLVAVAVCASGPLLVSGLEFENRSGLGVLLATLTTAGSVYGIAQLALFVARLHAAQNHAAHAAVQTERDRIAGDLHDVIGSALTLIANRASLGTEDEESAAVLDEIAAIARRTLAEVRAVSRDNVTLSLATELAQAAQVLATAGITVRSDIAPFTADDLPRAVDHCLAVVAREAVANVLHHSRAAHCSISLSIVHKAATDRSVEFSVGNDAPDSPGTAAPGTGLTSLAARAAALGGTVTAERPSPGHFRLLVRLPLPLGSGNRTTGRTRRPDTPPGPAPRRDAVG